The following proteins are co-located in the Sporosarcina pasteurii genome:
- a CDS encoding CoA-acylating methylmalonate-semialdehyde dehydrogenase has product MKTEQIVKLGHYINGETVEGKSGRYGDVYNPSLGVKIAEVPLASAEEVNEVVALAQKGFEKWSKLSVARRMEVFHNFRALLVENTDKLAALIGKENGKTIDDAKGEISRGLESVDFALGAPHLLKGDHSVNVGGEINAYYMKKPLGVVTSIAPFNFPVMVPVAMSVMAVAVGNAMILKPSEKVPFSALFVAELWAEAGLPAGVWNVVNGDKEAVDALLEHKDVKAVSFVGSTPIAEAIYEKGTKHHKRVQAFGGGKNNMIIMPDADIDTAVNSFIGAAYGGTSQRCMAISTAMPIGEKTADAFVARLKEKINELKVGTYDDESADFGALISAEAKANVLNAIEEAIEEGAVLAADGRHPEVPHEEGFYLGATLLDHVTPDMKIYKEEVFGPARIVVRVNTLEEAIDLINEHEFGNGVTIFTDSGSAARKFTENIEVGMVGVNVPIPIPVGYHNFGGWKRSSFGEGQMFGPDLVRFFTKRKTVSERWFDTAYNESKTDFNFPSS; this is encoded by the coding sequence ATGAAAACAGAACAAATCGTAAAGTTAGGTCATTATATTAACGGTGAAACAGTAGAAGGAAAGAGTGGACGATACGGCGATGTGTACAACCCATCCCTTGGCGTGAAGATTGCTGAAGTGCCATTAGCTTCTGCTGAAGAAGTAAACGAAGTTGTCGCTTTGGCGCAAAAGGGATTTGAAAAATGGTCGAAGCTTTCTGTTGCAAGAAGAATGGAAGTCTTCCATAATTTCCGTGCTTTGCTCGTTGAGAATACGGATAAATTGGCAGCGTTAATTGGTAAAGAAAATGGTAAAACAATTGATGATGCAAAAGGTGAAATTTCAAGAGGCCTCGAATCTGTAGACTTTGCATTGGGTGCGCCGCATTTATTGAAAGGGGATCATTCAGTAAACGTTGGCGGAGAAATCAATGCTTATTATATGAAGAAACCGCTAGGTGTTGTGACGAGTATTGCACCGTTTAACTTCCCAGTCATGGTGCCAGTTGCGATGAGCGTCATGGCCGTTGCAGTTGGAAATGCGATGATTTTGAAGCCTTCAGAAAAAGTTCCATTCTCAGCACTATTCGTTGCAGAACTATGGGCTGAAGCGGGATTACCTGCAGGTGTGTGGAACGTTGTGAATGGTGATAAAGAGGCAGTAGATGCACTGCTTGAACATAAGGACGTAAAGGCTGTTAGTTTCGTTGGTTCGACACCAATTGCGGAAGCGATTTATGAAAAAGGAACGAAGCATCATAAGCGTGTTCAAGCGTTTGGTGGCGGAAAGAACAATATGATTATTATGCCAGATGCGGATATTGATACAGCTGTTAATTCCTTTATCGGCGCGGCATACGGTGGAACGTCCCAGCGTTGTATGGCGATTTCAACGGCAATGCCAATTGGCGAAAAAACAGCTGATGCGTTTGTAGCGAGATTAAAAGAAAAAATTAACGAACTAAAAGTAGGAACGTATGACGATGAAAGTGCGGACTTTGGTGCATTAATTAGTGCGGAAGCGAAAGCGAATGTGCTGAATGCAATTGAAGAAGCCATCGAAGAAGGTGCGGTCCTTGCAGCAGACGGCCGTCATCCTGAAGTTCCACATGAAGAAGGTTTTTACTTAGGCGCGACATTGCTAGACCATGTGACGCCGGATATGAAAATTTATAAAGAAGAAGTATTTGGACCAGCACGTATTGTTGTTCGTGTTAATACGCTGGAAGAGGCGATTGACTTAATTAACGAACACGAATTTGGAAATGGTGTCACAATCTTTACGGATAGCGGAAGCGCGGCAAGGAAGTTCACAGAAAACATTGAAGTAGGAATGGTCGGCGTAAACGTTCCAATTCCAATTCCAGTTGGCTACCATAACTTTGGCGGATGGAAACGTTCAAGCTTCGGTGAAGGCCAGATGTTTGGGCCAGACTTAGTTCGTTTCTTTACGAAGAGAAAGACAGTTTCTGAGAGATGGTTTGACACTGCGTACAATGAAAGTAAAACAGACTTTAATTTCCCAAGCAGTTAA
- a CDS encoding NAD(P)-dependent oxidoreductase, whose amino-acid sequence MTNEKKIGFIGLGNMGFPMAKNLLAKGYTVYGLDLNKDSEHRLAALGGKTGLTTASLVNEVDLIFTSLPTPQIAEAVFLGEDGIIQHCKKPTTLVDLSTISPDVNRKVAKAAEENNLDYLGAPVSGSVSGAVNATLAIMVGGNKTTYDAVLPYLEVLGANVFHVGDDPGAGTIVKLINNLMAGFHNQAVAEALTIAERAGLDKDIVYDIVNVSSGQSTLFTRNYKTFISQDEYIDGAFATALLLKDLKLAKDYADSVHGKLPLSEKLIEFYESAVEEGYADKDMSSVYVMIQEEINKQLQEA is encoded by the coding sequence ATGACTAACGAAAAGAAGATTGGTTTTATTGGTCTTGGAAATATGGGTTTTCCGATGGCGAAAAACCTACTTGCTAAAGGCTATACAGTTTATGGGCTAGATTTGAATAAAGATAGCGAACACAGATTGGCAGCGTTGGGGGGCAAAACAGGTTTGACGACTGCTTCACTCGTCAACGAAGTAGACTTAATCTTTACTAGTTTGCCAACACCGCAAATTGCAGAAGCTGTATTTTTAGGGGAAGATGGCATTATTCAGCACTGTAAAAAGCCTACTACTTTAGTAGATTTAAGTACAATTTCACCTGATGTAAATAGGAAAGTTGCGAAAGCGGCTGAAGAGAATAATCTTGACTATCTCGGCGCACCCGTCAGTGGCAGTGTAAGTGGGGCAGTCAATGCTACACTCGCGATCATGGTTGGTGGAAACAAAACAACTTACGATGCAGTGCTTCCTTATTTAGAAGTGCTAGGGGCGAATGTTTTCCATGTTGGGGATGACCCAGGAGCGGGGACAATCGTAAAGTTAATTAATAACTTAATGGCAGGTTTCCATAACCAAGCTGTAGCAGAAGCACTGACAATTGCAGAAAGAGCTGGACTCGATAAGGATATTGTTTATGATATCGTCAATGTGAGTTCTGGTCAAAGTACTTTATTCACACGAAACTACAAAACTTTCATCTCGCAAGATGAGTATATAGATGGCGCTTTTGCAACTGCTTTACTGTTAAAAGATTTAAAGCTTGCAAAGGACTATGCAGATTCGGTTCATGGAAAGCTCCCTCTTTCAGAGAAACTAATCGAATTTTATGAGTCGGCTGTTGAAGAGGGCTATGCAGATAAAGATATGTCTTCTGTGTATGTCATGATTCAAGAAGAAATCAACAAACAACTTCAAGAAGCTTAA
- a CDS encoding CaiB/BaiF CoA-transferase family protein, producing MQLKKKPLEGLKVLEMGSLIAGPFAGKLFAEFGAEVIKIESPGNGDPLRKWRKLHNGTSLWWYIQSRNKKSVSVNLKIEEGIEIIQDLVREVDIVVENFRPGVMEKWGLGYEDLKKINPGIIMVRISGYGQDGPYRDKAGFGSIAEAMGGLRYLTGYPDRPTTRIGISIGDSIAALYGVIGAMFAVYHRDVKGTGEGQYIDVALYEAVFSLMESMVPEYDVFNYIRERSGSTLPGIAPSNTYRCKDEKYIVIGANGDAIFKRLMYAIGKPNLAEDPKFETNDGRVAEADYLDEVIELWTSQHELKEAITILDQARVPAGPIYNVKDIIEDEHVQSRNLIKTMEIEDLGTVKFPGIVPKLSETPGDMDWVGPQLGFHNDEVLKELLQYSVEKIASLREQEVIFEEKHNG from the coding sequence ATGCAACTGAAAAAGAAGCCACTGGAAGGGTTGAAAGTTCTCGAGATGGGAAGTTTAATCGCCGGTCCGTTTGCGGGGAAGTTGTTTGCTGAATTTGGCGCTGAAGTGATTAAAATTGAGTCGCCGGGAAATGGTGATCCGCTTCGAAAATGGCGTAAGCTTCATAATGGAACTTCTTTGTGGTGGTATATTCAATCAAGGAATAAAAAGTCCGTTTCCGTAAACTTGAAAATAGAAGAAGGCATCGAAATTATTCAAGACTTAGTAAGAGAAGTAGATATTGTTGTAGAAAATTTTAGACCGGGTGTCATGGAGAAGTGGGGGCTTGGTTATGAGGATCTAAAGAAGATTAATCCGGGCATTATTATGGTTCGTATTTCTGGTTATGGACAGGATGGCCCATATCGTGACAAGGCTGGATTTGGAAGTATCGCAGAGGCAATGGGTGGACTTCGCTATTTGACGGGTTATCCTGATCGTCCAACAACCCGTATCGGCATTAGTATTGGTGATTCTATTGCGGCCTTATACGGTGTCATCGGGGCAATGTTTGCTGTATATCATCGTGATGTGAAAGGTACCGGAGAAGGTCAATACATTGATGTTGCCTTGTACGAAGCCGTATTTAGTTTGATGGAGAGTATGGTGCCAGAGTACGATGTATTTAATTATATTCGCGAAAGATCAGGCAGTACTTTACCAGGCATTGCACCATCGAATACATACCGATGCAAGGATGAAAAATATATTGTGATTGGCGCGAATGGGGATGCGATTTTCAAGCGACTCATGTACGCCATCGGAAAGCCGAACCTCGCAGAAGACCCTAAATTTGAAACGAATGATGGGCGAGTGGCAGAAGCTGATTATTTGGATGAAGTGATTGAGCTTTGGACGAGCCAACATGAGTTGAAAGAGGCAATCACTATTCTGGATCAAGCGAGAGTGCCGGCTGGTCCGATATATAACGTTAAAGATATTATTGAAGATGAACATGTACAGAGTCGAAATCTTATCAAAACGATGGAAATAGAAGATTTAGGTACAGTAAAATTTCCGGGAATTGTGCCCAAATTAAGTGAAACTCCGGGAGACATGGACTGGGTCGGACCGCAGCTAGGTTTTCATAATGACGAAGTGTTAAAAGAGTTATTGCAATACAGCGTGGAGAAAATAGCGAGTTTAAGAGAACAGGAAGTTATTTTTGAAGAAAAACATAATGGGTGA
- a CDS encoding TRAP transporter large permease: MNIFFAGGMGALLLLGLPVAFTLGLLAIAGMYFFNGGTTAFMQIPIISYKSLDDFSLTALPMYVLMSQVLVVSGVGRDLYEMASRWFRHFPGGLAIATIFCCTIFSAISGSSVATAVTVGAVALPEMVKRGYNRRHVLGLLAAGGTLGILIPPSIPMIIYGSVTGESVGKLFVAGIIPGIVLTLSFMIFSAYQTRHIKDIPATWKERVEASRQAIWGLLLPIIIIGGIYTGIFTPTEAAAIGVVLSFAIAAFVYRNLTLPNLKNIIFQTVKTNTMILFIIIGAMLLGFILTILQIPQTIVNVATTQDISPWVIFILINIVLLILGMFLETVSILVITLPILYPIIIALGFDPIWFAIIMVINMELALISPPVGLNLFVLKGLNKENTISEIVKGVVPYAVIMLVFMVILSFFPQIATVLVDNVK; this comes from the coding sequence TTGAACATCTTTTTTGCAGGGGGAATGGGTGCCCTTTTACTGCTCGGGCTTCCTGTCGCATTCACTTTAGGTTTGCTAGCCATTGCTGGTATGTATTTTTTTAACGGCGGCACGACTGCATTTATGCAAATCCCCATCATTTCTTATAAATCATTAGATGACTTTTCATTGACTGCTCTCCCAATGTATGTATTGATGAGCCAAGTACTAGTGGTTAGTGGCGTTGGACGGGATTTGTATGAGATGGCAAGCAGATGGTTCCGCCACTTTCCGGGGGGATTGGCAATCGCTACGATTTTTTGTTGTACAATCTTTTCAGCAATTTCAGGTTCCAGTGTAGCGACAGCTGTCACAGTCGGTGCTGTTGCGCTTCCGGAAATGGTGAAACGGGGATACAATAGACGGCATGTACTGGGATTACTTGCGGCAGGCGGTACACTAGGGATTTTAATCCCACCAAGTATTCCAATGATTATTTATGGTTCGGTTACAGGAGAATCAGTTGGTAAACTTTTTGTTGCGGGAATTATTCCTGGAATTGTGTTGACACTGTCGTTTATGATTTTTTCAGCTTATCAAACTCGACATATTAAAGATATCCCGGCAACATGGAAAGAGCGAGTTGAAGCATCGAGGCAAGCCATATGGGGTTTGTTATTACCCATCATCATTATTGGTGGAATTTATACAGGTATTTTTACACCGACCGAAGCGGCTGCGATCGGGGTCGTGCTCAGTTTTGCGATAGCGGCATTCGTATATCGGAACTTAACATTGCCTAACTTAAAGAACATCATTTTTCAAACTGTGAAAACAAATACAATGATTTTATTCATTATTATTGGTGCGATGTTGTTAGGGTTTATTTTAACAATTCTTCAGATCCCGCAAACGATTGTAAATGTAGCAACAACACAAGATATTTCTCCGTGGGTGATTTTCATTTTGATTAACATCGTCCTGCTCATTTTGGGGATGTTTTTGGAGACAGTTTCTATTCTTGTCATTACATTACCAATCTTATACCCAATTATTATTGCACTCGGCTTTGATCCAATTTGGTTTGCAATTATTATGGTGATTAATATGGAATTGGCATTAATTTCTCCTCCGGTTGGGCTGAACTTATTCGTTTTGAAAGGACTGAATAAGGAGAATACAATTAGTGAAATTGTAAAAGGTGTCGTTCCTTACGCCGTTATTATGCTAGTATTCATGGTTATCTTATCGTTCTTTCCGCAAATCGCGACTGTGCTGGTTGACAATGTTAAGTAA
- a CDS encoding GntP family permease — MLGIFIGLVLLMVLAYFGWSIIWIAPICAGIVAWSGGLDLLDAYTNTYMSGFVNFAKDWFPIFMLGAIFGKLMEFSGMAHSVALGIARVFGEKRAILGVIIASSVLAYGGVSVFVVVFAVYPLALNMFREANISRRLLPGTIVAGMMTFAMTAMPGTPQIQNLIPTAYFNTTPAAAPIIGLVASAVMAVGSILYLKHREKVLRAAGEVFIEPDTKHKQEERKNYPPILLSLLPLAVVVITLNLLKWNIVVALGAGILLILLISIKEFKGFTKAINGGAGDSVMAMINTSAAVGFGTVVRSVPGFEKLSEMILGIKANPLISEAIAVNVLAGATGSASGGLGITLEALGSHYYEIATTVGPSPEAFHRIASIASGGLDSLPHNGAILTILLVTGMTHKQSYKEMAVIAIVFPMLSLIPAIGLAILGIY; from the coding sequence ATGCTAGGGATTTTTATAGGATTAGTCCTGTTAATGGTCTTGGCGTATTTTGGTTGGTCTATCATTTGGATTGCACCGATTTGTGCAGGAATTGTCGCTTGGTCTGGCGGTCTTGACTTATTGGATGCGTATACGAATACATATATGAGTGGTTTTGTTAATTTCGCAAAAGATTGGTTCCCGATTTTTATGCTTGGTGCGATTTTCGGGAAATTAATGGAGTTCAGTGGGATGGCGCATTCCGTTGCGCTTGGAATTGCGCGAGTATTTGGTGAAAAGCGTGCCATTCTTGGTGTGATTATCGCATCTAGTGTGCTTGCGTATGGCGGTGTAAGCGTTTTCGTTGTTGTTTTTGCTGTCTATCCGCTCGCGCTGAATATGTTTAGAGAAGCGAATATTTCAAGAAGGTTGTTACCTGGAACGATTGTTGCGGGGATGATGACATTTGCGATGACGGCCATGCCTGGAACGCCGCAAATACAAAACTTAATTCCGACGGCGTACTTTAATACAACGCCAGCGGCAGCACCGATTATCGGCTTGGTTGCATCTGCGGTGATGGCAGTTGGATCAATCCTTTATTTAAAACACCGTGAAAAAGTGTTGAGAGCAGCGGGCGAGGTATTTATCGAACCGGATACAAAACATAAGCAAGAAGAAAGAAAAAACTATCCACCTATTCTTCTATCTTTACTGCCATTAGCTGTGGTCGTAATTACGTTAAATTTGTTGAAGTGGAATATCGTTGTCGCACTTGGCGCAGGTATATTACTCATTTTACTCATTTCTATTAAAGAGTTTAAAGGCTTTACGAAAGCGATCAATGGCGGGGCGGGTGACTCCGTTATGGCGATGATTAACACAAGTGCCGCTGTTGGATTCGGGACGGTTGTTAGGTCAGTTCCTGGGTTCGAAAAGTTGAGTGAGATGATTTTAGGCATTAAGGCAAACCCATTAATATCTGAGGCGATTGCTGTCAACGTGTTAGCTGGGGCAACGGGTTCAGCATCTGGCGGATTGGGAATTACGCTTGAAGCTTTAGGGAGCCATTATTATGAAATCGCTACGACGGTCGGTCCGTCTCCAGAAGCTTTCCATAGAATTGCCTCGATTGCATCTGGTGGTTTGGATTCGTTACCGCATAACGGAGCCATCTTGACGATTTTACTCGTGACTGGGATGACGCATAAACAATCTTATAAAGAAATGGCTGTAATTGCGATTGTCTTCCCAATGCTTTCTTTGATCCCAGCAATTGGGCTTGCGATATTGGGAATTTATTGA
- a CDS encoding TRAP transporter small permease, with amino-acid sequence MKKVYHFFDLLIKLGAYVAGSLIMLTTLMVFYEVVSRSFFHKPTSWATELSIYAVIGSCFLGSAYAVRTYSHITVDLLINAVNDRVKTILAYLTNSLGLLFSIILTVYSYLHVMKTFALGVTSSSLLRIPMYIPESFLPIGGGLLCIAFIMQLIDGGIHEGGEHI; translated from the coding sequence ATGAAAAAAGTATATCATTTTTTTGATTTATTGATTAAATTAGGTGCATATGTTGCAGGTTCTTTAATCATGCTTACAACATTGATGGTTTTCTATGAAGTTGTTTCGCGTTCTTTTTTTCATAAGCCGACTTCATGGGCGACAGAGTTATCAATCTACGCGGTTATTGGTAGTTGTTTTTTAGGAAGTGCTTATGCGGTCAGAACTTATTCACATATTACTGTTGATTTATTAATTAATGCTGTAAATGATCGGGTGAAAACAATACTAGCTTATTTGACGAATTCGCTCGGTTTACTATTTAGTATCATTTTAACGGTTTACAGTTATTTACATGTCATGAAGACATTTGCTTTAGGTGTAACATCGTCCTCTTTATTGAGAATTCCAATGTATATTCCGGAGTCATTCCTCCCGATTGGCGGAGGATTATTATGTATCGCATTTATCATGCAGTTGATAGACGGCGGCATACATGAAGGGGGGGAGCACATTTGA
- a CDS encoding DctP family TRAP transporter solute-binding subunit has product MRKWLLGLVVSMMAILVLAACSDAEGETTESKGDSGDAGGSTEEYEATTIRLAYNLPQDHHISVGIEQFAEDIKEKSGGKVDMQVYPAGQLLSDKDMNQSILTGGVEMGVNSSTLWASTVPAMGIFDVPYIFNDYSAVGKAVNGEFGDKLRGAMEEKGAKVLLFADYGYVQFANNKRQLKSPEDFKGLKIRSIGDLPSELIQAYGASPVFMGGGEVYMALQRDTVDGATSGTTAMLQRKYDEVTKYLTINNYAYLEFLLAVNKDFWDGLPEKTQALIEETAKETEEWIREQAEKEDSESAKALEENGMDVYVVPEEDLPEWVEAAAPVREAYLKTAGDLGQELLDIIDNE; this is encoded by the coding sequence ATGAGAAAATGGTTGTTAGGACTGGTTGTTTCTATGATGGCCATCTTAGTGTTGGCGGCATGTAGTGACGCGGAGGGAGAAACGACTGAATCAAAAGGTGATTCAGGTGACGCTGGAGGAAGTACTGAGGAATACGAAGCTACAACAATTAGGCTTGCCTACAATTTACCTCAAGACCACCACATATCAGTTGGAATTGAACAGTTTGCTGAAGATATTAAAGAAAAGTCTGGTGGGAAAGTGGATATGCAAGTGTACCCAGCTGGCCAATTGCTGAGTGATAAAGATATGAACCAATCTATATTGACGGGCGGCGTAGAAATGGGCGTAAACTCTTCGACGTTATGGGCATCGACAGTTCCAGCCATGGGAATATTTGATGTTCCTTATATCTTCAATGACTATTCCGCAGTAGGGAAAGCAGTAAATGGTGAATTTGGTGACAAGTTACGCGGTGCTATGGAAGAAAAAGGGGCAAAGGTACTCCTTTTTGCCGATTATGGTTACGTGCAATTTGCGAACAATAAACGTCAATTAAAATCCCCTGAAGACTTTAAAGGTTTAAAGATAAGAAGTATTGGTGATTTACCATCTGAACTTATACAAGCGTATGGCGCTTCTCCAGTATTTATGGGAGGGGGCGAAGTATACATGGCATTGCAAAGAGATACAGTAGACGGCGCAACATCTGGTACGACAGCGATGCTTCAACGAAAATATGATGAAGTGACAAAATATTTGACGATTAATAACTACGCATATCTTGAGTTTTTATTAGCAGTCAATAAGGACTTCTGGGATGGCTTGCCAGAGAAAACACAAGCATTAATTGAAGAGACGGCTAAAGAAACAGAGGAATGGATTCGTGAACAAGCAGAAAAGGAAGATAGCGAGTCTGCTAAAGCATTAGAAGAGAATGGAATGGATGTATATGTGGTTCCGGAAGAAGATTTACCAGAGTGGGTTGAAGCAGCGGCGCCTGTTCGAGAAGCATACTTGAAAACGGCTGGCGACCTAGGACAAGAGCTACTTGATATTATTGATAATGAGTAA
- a CDS encoding 3-oxoacyl-ACP reductase — MELKDQVVLVTGSSRGLGAAVAKAFGRVGAKVVVNYVSREAQANAVVDEIGREQAIAIQADVRNREEVKAMFEEAKAHFGQSITTIVNNALIDFSFNGDARKQLDTIEWEDYNQQFEGSVKATLNTLQAGRPDMAAAKFGRIITIGTNLVQHPVVPYHDYNTSKAALLGMTRNIAKELGPDGITANMVSGGLLLKTDASAATPDVVFDIIKENTPIGSVTTPEEMADAILFFASPWSRAVTGQNLIVDGGLVMN, encoded by the coding sequence GTGGAGCTAAAAGATCAAGTAGTACTCGTAACAGGAAGTAGCCGTGGACTTGGAGCGGCCGTTGCTAAAGCATTCGGAAGGGTTGGCGCGAAAGTAGTTGTCAATTATGTTTCACGAGAAGCGCAAGCAAATGCGGTTGTGGATGAAATCGGACGCGAGCAGGCCATTGCGATTCAAGCGGACGTTAGAAATCGCGAAGAAGTAAAGGCAATGTTTGAGGAAGCAAAAGCACATTTTGGTCAATCCATTACAACAATCGTCAACAATGCACTGATCGATTTTTCATTCAATGGCGACGCAAGAAAACAATTAGATACGATTGAATGGGAAGATTATAATCAACAGTTTGAAGGCAGTGTCAAAGCAACACTCAACACATTGCAGGCAGGTAGGCCAGATATGGCGGCAGCAAAGTTTGGACGCATTATCACAATCGGAACCAATTTGGTCCAACACCCTGTCGTTCCTTACCACGACTACAATACTAGTAAAGCCGCGCTACTCGGGATGACGCGCAATATCGCAAAAGAGCTCGGTCCAGATGGCATCACGGCGAATATGGTATCAGGTGGGCTGTTACTTAAAACGGATGCAAGTGCCGCTACGCCAGATGTGGTGTTTGATATCATTAAAGAAAACACCCCGATTGGAAGCGTAACCACACCAGAAGAAATGGCAGATGCCATTCTATTCTTCGCATCACCGTGGAGCCGGGCTGTGACGGGGCAGAATCTAATTGTAGACGGCGGGCTTGTGATGAATTAA
- a CDS encoding TetR/AcrR family transcriptional regulator: MSKLTPRQVKAQETKEKLLETGLKLFHEKGFDHVTVDSIAKACNVSKGAFYTHFDSKYDIFLEKFKDIDNFYLSFVPSIPKDITASEKILLFYEGQLTYLRDELGKDLIRTVYASPLSLTITEDHYLASPQRNLYKIIHAFVEEGVESGEFKKDFPAEYISMLVTRCMRGTIYDWIIFGDKLDPVEEIERFTSTFLDGVRK; the protein is encoded by the coding sequence ATGTCAAAACTTACACCAAGGCAAGTAAAAGCACAAGAAACGAAAGAAAAACTATTAGAAACTGGCTTAAAACTCTTTCATGAAAAAGGCTTTGATCATGTAACCGTTGATAGCATCGCCAAAGCCTGCAACGTATCTAAAGGTGCATTTTATACACATTTCGACTCTAAATACGACATCTTTCTAGAAAAATTTAAAGACATCGATAACTTTTATCTATCATTCGTCCCTTCGATTCCGAAAGATATAACTGCAAGTGAAAAAATACTACTTTTTTATGAAGGCCAATTAACTTACTTAAGAGATGAGTTAGGAAAAGACTTAATCCGGACCGTTTACGCAAGCCCCCTCTCGCTAACCATTACGGAAGATCACTATTTAGCCAGTCCACAGCGAAATCTTTACAAAATTATTCACGCATTTGTGGAAGAGGGAGTGGAGTCAGGCGAGTTTAAAAAAGACTTCCCCGCGGAGTACATCTCCATGCTCGTCACACGTTGCATGAGAGGAACGATTTATGACTGGATTATTTTTGGAGACAAATTGGACCCGGTGGAAGAGATTGAGCGGTTTACTTCGACGTTTTTGGATGGGGTGCGGAAATAA